From a single Gadus morhua chromosome 3, gadMor3.0, whole genome shotgun sequence genomic region:
- the LOC115540344 gene encoding CREB-binding protein, with product MEEHKMANRDPKMKQQRATMTRRRRMAIMQGRVMPGGPRAGGSMVGQTAGQQPPQQAQRMLVPQQPGNIAPNALQDLLRTLRSPSSPQQQQQVLNILRSHPPLMAAFIKQRAAKYQLQQAQAAPPPAEQLVASPDSGSP from the exons ATGGAGGAGCATAAGATGGCCAACAGGGATCCCAAGATGAAGCAGCAGCGGGCCAccatgacgaggagaaggaggatggcAATCATGCAGGGCAGGGTCATGCCTGGG GGCCCCAGGGCCGGAGGCAGCATGGTGGGGCAGACGGCGGGCCAGCAGCCCCCACAGCAGGCCCAGAGGATGCTGGTTCCTCAGCAGCCCGGCAACATCGCGCCCAACgccctccaggacctcctccgCACGCTCAGGTCTCCCAGCtcaccccagcagcagcagcaagtcCTCAACATCCTGAGGTCACACCCCCCTCTCATGGCAGCTTTCATCAAGCAGAGAGCGGCCAAGTACCAGttgcagcaggcccaggcggcccctcccccagcagaACAGCTGGTAGCTTCACCTGATTCTGGCTCTCCCTGA